A portion of the Homalodisca vitripennis isolate AUS2020 chromosome 2, UT_GWSS_2.1, whole genome shotgun sequence genome contains these proteins:
- the LOC124353878 gene encoding uncharacterized protein LOC124353878, with the protein MVDSLPNTTCEGEVYIDPSVYKFEHKENHDRIFIVGKNIDKIEKISAVSSDLAAHSSVFRKILKDTDIGEVWISDLSPDEFKLILTYVYGGQLPILHHLTAARLAIAANRYNIRPLVTKICKLIVPMSVPDVFAALVCVANMDCPQLKPHVNKIIQEKTRTVLRSEQFLNLDAKCLEYISRQDRLSVTELELWRALVRWVEHKAIAESFETSVQQLQTTLQYVRLATLRLEDIVEEVIPTKILTEDQIKELTLAVFSNEPIKLSGLCNNREVRELYASFQDEDLSELQHDAVFGRQKHYNSHVFSSLFRTKLREEDEYKIISNLTLETFSDILIDSFTVQTKSIMKLGNQPLYTLSCKVTVRKIQVSEFLDSCEETHTVQIEGTVLGSKEMTFPLKLSDGQSLILENKSKYVFTLEFDSPHPVYRVISLDDDSDVTFVSEGHYEGIIITHNTPLHVKHISYKL; encoded by the exons gAGAAGATCAGTGCAGTATCCTCCGACCTTGCAGCTCATAGCTCTGTGTTTAGGAAGATACTGAAAGATACCGATATCGGTGAGGTTTGGATTTCTGATCTTAGCCCTGATGAGTTCAAGCTGATATTGAC ATATGTGTACGGTGGACAGCTACCGATTCTGCATCACCTCACAGCAGCACGATTGGCTATAGCTGCAAATCGGTACAACATACGTCCTCTGGTGACTAAAATCTGTAAACTGATAGTTCCAATGTCAGTACCAGATGTGTTTGCAGCTCTGGTTTGTGTAGCTAATATGGACTGTCCACAGTTGAAGCCTCACGTCAACAAG ATTATTCAGGAGAAGACACGAACAGTGCTGAGATCAGAGCAGTTTCTAAATCTAGATGCCAAGTGTCTGGAGTACATCAGCAGACAAGACAGATTGTCTGTCACAGAACTGGAGTTGTGGAGAGCCCTCGTCCGCTGGGTGGAACATAAAG CCATTGCTGAATCTTTTGAAACTTCAGTACAACAGTTACAGACAACTCTCCAGTATGTGAGGCTGGCCACTCTCCGTTTAGAGGATATTGTTGAGGAGGTTATCCCTACCAAAATCCTCACTGAAGATCAAATTAAGGAGTTGACATTAGCTGTCTTCAGTAACGAGCCGATCAAGTTGTCTGGACTCTGCAACAACCGGGAAGTGAGAGAGTTGTATGCTTCCTTTCAAGATGAGGATTTAAGCGAATTACAACATGATGCTGTTTTTGGAAGACAGAAACATTACAATTCTCATGTATTTAGTTCCTTATTCAGAACTAAATTAAGAGAAGAAGATGAGTACAAGATAATATCCAATCTAACACTAGAAACATTTTCAGACATACTGATTGATTCCTTCACGGTACAGACCAAGTCGATTATGAAGCTAGGAAACCAGCCGCTCTACACACTCAGTTGCAAAGTAACTGTTAGAAAGATACAGGTTTCAGAATTTTTAGATTCATGTGAAGAAACCCACACTGTTCAGATCGAAGGCACAGTGCTTGGTAGTAAGGAAATGACTTTCCCTTTAAAGCTGAGTGACGGACAATCTCTGATCCTGGAGAATAAAAGCAAATATGTTTTCACCTTGGAGTTTGACTCTCCACATCCTGTATACAGAGTGATCAGCTTAGATGATGACAGTGATGTTACTTTCGTGAGTGAAGGACATTATGAAGGCATTATAatcacacacaacacaccacTACATGTTAAACATATTTCTTACAAATTGTAA